The Podospora pseudopauciseta strain CBS 411.78 chromosome 2 map unlocalized CBS411.78m_2, whole genome shotgun sequence genome has a window encoding:
- a CDS encoding uncharacterized protein (EggNog:ENOG503P1WG; COG:S) — MALTSRLALTGPDTTDPEDYLSSSLGIIFPDDVTNQHGDADHGLLYTSPHLPQPLQFSLANVTEEKERHLFSHYLWNSSLMLAELIEAGTLGLDIPWSGLGGEIKDFDATGLETVELGAGTALPSIMGGLMGSKRVVVTDYPAPEVIKTLKENVLRGVEKKNGVDGRGFFDKEKLAEVGLEVERLWERDCDGGEREWVWDRGVEDISVRKRWLAVGVLRRIRKSE, encoded by the exons ATGGCCCTCACCTCCCGCCTCGCCCTCACCGGCCCCGACACCACCGACCCAGAAGActacctctcctcctccctggGCATCATCTTCCCCGACGACGTAACCAACCAACACGGCGACGCTGACCACGGCCTCCTCtacacctccccccacctcccgCAACCCCTGCAATTCTCGCTCGCCAACGTCACCGAGGAAAAAGAGCGCCACCTCTTTTCCCATTACCTCTGGAATTCATCCCTCATGCTCGCTGAACTCATCGAAGCCGGCACTCTGGGGCTGGACATCCCCTGGTCAGGCCTCGGTGGCGAGATCAAAGATTTTGATGCCACGGGCCTGGAAACGGTGGAATTAGGGGCGGGGACGGCACTGCCAAGTAtaatgggggggttgatggggagcaagagggtggtggtgactgaTTATCCTGCTCCAGAGGTGATCAAGACACTCAAGGAGAATGTGCTGAGGGGAGTGGAAAAAAAgaatggggttgatgggag AGGGTTTTTTGACAAGGAGAAATTGGCTGAGGTagggttggaggtggagaggttgtgggagagggattgtgatgggggtgagagggagtgggtttgggatcggggggtggaggatattAGTGTTaggaagaggtggttggcggttggggtgttgaggaggatacGGAAGAGCGAGTGA
- the HRD1 gene encoding E3 ubiquitin-protein ligase hrd1 (EggNog:ENOG503NVCJ; COG:O; BUSCO:EOG09263X0V) encodes MRLQWYATASMASAAAVVASAFYQRANFYSAMVHLAQSSMSLLVLANLVFVVYGSLVYGFQRLCFGPLRPTEIEQLYERGWFAVTETCLAMTIFRDELGPSFVIMFTALITGKVWGWISEGRVEVLEQQPPANPRLFHTRLSVSLLVSILYDIFLLSYAATTVWQQARRTVMVMFLFEFAVLTVCSLHTTGRYILSLVEQQVNRIQTQQRLEERRRQVREQRAEILRRRAEGTAEDDDEELPNEEDVDEMDIEVPGWESKGHWILSLDLFADFVKLTLYTVFFCALVIFFNFPIHIVRDWFMTARSFLKRLRALLRYRQALKHMDQYPDATVEDLGRDETCIICREEMRPWDPNDTNQIERTRAKKLPCGHILHFGCLKSWLERQQVCPTCRRPVAREGQQPARNGDAVVFRLGLGLPPGPNQPAQAQFPPNGQPPAGQPPQGGAAGLQGNNRNRNVRMFNFGPLRLGFAQGGVEEIREMAQRMGMPPDAARPAPPAPAAPAPADNAAVNVNTPGAGLDQIRGQLTDLSTRIQQEMANLNHAAHELYLLQHMVNELTRLRQTPTQQAGQRQGIPLVPGQVFVPPQPVANIQHLAQAPAQAAVHPGVQPAGQPASQSPVMLLGQPYIQGQPHPALHHPGALQAQVHAFLPRAQPTIGRLGAESGAAIPAGSPDLPEGVTIPAGWSLVPLQRVENGVVEPSPLWGQLPANALRDRLQNLAPERPRSSLSRGTSPLGRDTTSVAGYEAESSQTTEVRGAVPSDAASNTQRTVSPSHTASTATSAAPNWGGPAQLFGGRTTSPPQTEAEAGSSRAASESNGSAGPSAQNGSTSNSKSTARLASVEDAENEEDE; translated from the exons ATGCGGCTCCAGTGGTACGCAACG GCCTCCATGGCCTCTGCGGCCGCCGTGGTCGCATCCGCTTTCTATCAACGTGCCAATTTCTACTCGGCCATGGTCCATCTTGCGCAAAGTAGCATGTCTCTCCTG GTTCTCGCAAATCTGGTGTTCGTTGTCTATGGATCTCTTGTGTATGGCTTCCAACGCCTCTGCTTCGGCCCCCTGCGACCGACCGAAATCGAACAACTCTACGAACGGGGCTGGTTCGCCGTCACCGAAACCTGCCTTGCCATGACCATATTCCGGGACGAACTCGGCCCCTCCTTTGTGATCATGTTTACCGCGCTCATCACTGGGAAGGTGTGGGGTTGGATCAGTGAAGGTCGCGTCGAAGTGCTggagcaacaaccccctgcGAACCCCCGACTGTTCCATACCAGACTCAGCGTCTCTCTGCTGGTCAGTATACTTTACGACATCTTCTTGCTCAGCTATGCCGCCACTACCGTCTGGCAACAAGCCCGCCGTACCGTCATGGTCATGTTCCTATTCGAGTTTGCCGTCCTCACAGTCTGCTCCCTGCACACGACTGGTCGGTATATCCTCTCGCTGGTGGAGCAACAGGTCAACAGGATCCAAACGCAACAACGCTTGGAAGAACGCCGTCGCCAGGTTCGGGAGCAGAGGGCCGAAATTCTGAGGCGGAGAGCCGAGGGTACcgctgaggatgatgacgaggaactGCCCAACGAGGAAGATGTCGACGAGATGGACATTGAAGTGCCAGGTTGGGAATCCAAGGGGCACTGGATTTTGTCCCTGGATCTTTTTGCAG ACTTTGTCAAGCTTACTCTTTATaccgtcttcttctgcgcTCTTGTCATCTTTTTCAACTTCCCCATACATATCGTCAGAGACTGGTTCATGACCGCGAGGTCGTTCCTAAAGCGTCTACGAGCCCTCCTCCGCTATCGACAAGCGCTCAAACACATGGACCAGTATCCCGATGCTACAGTGGAGGATCTTGGCAGAGATGAAACCTGCATCATCTGCAGAGAAGAAATGCGCCCTTGGGATCCCAACGATACCAACCAGATCGAGAGAACGCGTGCCAAGAAACTTCCATGTGGCCATATCCTGCATTTCGGTTGCCTCAAGAGTTGGTTGGAGCGTCAACAAGTATGCCCAACCTGCCGTCGTCCTGTCGCACGCGAAGGTCAACAACCTGCGAGGAACGGGGATGCCGTGGTGTTCAGGTTGGGGCTCGGTTTGCCTCCTGGCCCAAATCAGCCGGCGCAAGCACAGTTTCCACCAAATGGTCAGCCTCCTGCAGGTCAGCCACCACAAGGGGGAGCGGCGGGACTTCAGGGGAACAACAGGAATCGCAACGTCCGCATGTTTAACTTTGGGCCTCTCAGACTTGGGTTTGCCCAGGGTGGCGTTGAGGAGATTAGAGAGATGGCTCAGAGAATGGGTATGCCGCCAGATGCTGCTCGCCCTGCGCCTCCTGCACCCGCGGCTCCTGCACCGGCTGACAATGCCGCTGTCAACGTCAATACACCTGGTGCTGGGCTGGATCAAATCCGCGGACAGCTCACTGACCTTAGCACGCGAATCCAGCAAGAGATGGCCAACCTGAACCATGCCGCGCACGAGTTGTATCTTCTCCAGCACATGGTCAACGAACTGACACGGTTGCGCCAGACACCTACACAACAAGCTGGTCAGCGACAAGGAATACCTCTTGTTCCAGGTCAAGTTTTTGTGCCTCCTCAGCCTGTGGCTAACATCCAGCATCTAGCTCAGGCACCTGCTCAGGCAGCTGTTCATCCAGGAGTTCAACCGGCAGGCCAACCTGCTTCCCAGTCACCTGTCATGCTGCTAGGCCAACCTTATATTCAGGGACAGCCTCATCCTGCGCTTCATCATCCAGGGGCATTGCAAGCGCAGGTGCATGCATTTCTGCCGAGGGCCCAGCCTACTATTGGTAGGCTGGGTGCTGAATCAGGAGCGGCTATTCCTGCCGGAAGCCCAGATCTTCCCGAGGGTGTGACGATTCCGGCGGGTTGGTCACTTGTCCCTCTTCAAAGGGTGGAGAACGGGGTGGTAGAACCAAGTCCGCTCTGGGGCCAGCTGCCTGCGAACGCTCTTAGGGATAGGTTACAGAACCTTGCTCCAGAGAGGCCGAGATCCTCCTTGTCCAGGGGCACGAGTCCTTTAGGCCGAGACACGACTTCGGTCGCTGGGTATGAGGCCGAATCATCGCAAACAACTGAAGTACGTGGTGCTGTGCCATCAGATGCTGCCTCAAATACACAACGAACTGTGTCTCCATCTCACACAGCATCAACAGCCACTTCAGCTGCTCCAAATTGGGGTGGTCCGGCGCAGCTCTTCGGCGGTCGAACTACCTCCCCTCCGCAAACCGAGGCTGAGGCAGGTAGCAGCAGAGCAGCTTCAGAAAGCAACGGGTCTGCCGGGCCAAGTGCACAGAACGGCAGTACCAGTAATAGTAAAAGCACCGCCAGGCTGGCTTCGGTGGAGGACGCTGAGAATGAAGAGGATGaatga